The following proteins are encoded in a genomic region of Fibrobacter succinogenes:
- the greA gene encoding transcription elongation factor GreA, producing MEKIMFTQEAYDKLVKDLENLKNVERPRVLQELVDARAQGDLSENAEYHAAKERLAAIDNIEMPKLQDQLARAQVIAFDTNSDTIKFGATVTAKNLKTKRDIVYQLVSPEEADALNGKISFKSPIGAALMGKKRGDVVEVVTPKGKNQFEIIDFK from the coding sequence ATGGAAAAGATCATGTTTACACAAGAGGCTTACGACAAGCTCGTTAAGGACCTTGAAAATTTAAAAAATGTTGAACGTCCCCGCGTACTTCAAGAATTAGTTGATGCCCGTGCACAAGGCGATTTGAGTGAAAACGCAGAATATCATGCCGCTAAGGAGCGCCTCGCCGCTATCGATAACATCGAAATGCCGAAGCTCCAGGACCAGCTCGCCCGCGCCCAGGTGATTGCTTTTGATACGAATTCCGACACTATCAAGTTCGGTGCGACCGTTACCGCCAAGAACTTGAAGACCAAGCGCGATATCGTCTATCAGCTCGTTTCCCCGGAAGAAGCCGATGCCCTCAACGGCAAAATCAGCTTCAAGAGCCCGATTGGCGCAGCACTCATGGGCAAAAAGCGCGGCGATGTCGTTGAAGTTGTGACCCCGAAGGGCAAGAACCAGTTCGAAATCATCGATTTCAAGTAA
- the holA gene encoding DNA polymerase III subunit delta: MFVTLIGKDQFSKDKRIEKFLSETLGDRISDPMAKQVLYATDTNIASISDVIIEACDSVSMFSPEQVIVVRKAEAMKTDDCKAIAKWIPHAASGKVLFDFETLLASSELYKALSKVCKVEKYDVPKQYEMADWISAVVPTHFNKAIEPAASQYLAEALGNDTKLVCEEVDKILLYAPDCKKITLDLVKTMVVSQRDIPTYEIEGFFGMQDAKAYVQKLNELLNSGVDAIRISNTLYSYALSLLNYASLTAKGVSPEEAAKKIGKNYYMFVKKGQAAECCRRWRKPLLIRVLRRLADLNYEMKSGKCPTRMSQELALAALVVR, translated from the coding sequence ATGTTCGTAACGCTCATCGGCAAAGACCAGTTCAGCAAGGACAAGCGAATCGAAAAGTTCCTGTCCGAAACTCTTGGCGACCGGATTTCTGATCCGATGGCCAAGCAGGTGCTATACGCCACAGACACAAACATCGCCTCCATCTCCGATGTCATCATCGAAGCATGCGATTCCGTGTCGATGTTCTCGCCAGAACAAGTCATCGTCGTACGCAAAGCCGAAGCCATGAAAACCGACGATTGCAAGGCAATCGCCAAATGGATTCCTCATGCAGCAAGCGGCAAAGTGCTCTTTGACTTCGAAACGCTCCTCGCCAGTAGCGAACTCTACAAGGCGCTATCGAAAGTCTGCAAAGTCGAAAAGTACGACGTGCCGAAGCAATACGAAATGGCCGACTGGATTTCTGCCGTTGTCCCGACGCATTTTAACAAGGCGATTGAGCCTGCTGCATCGCAGTACCTCGCCGAAGCGCTCGGCAACGACACCAAGCTCGTGTGCGAAGAAGTCGATAAGATTCTCCTTTACGCACCGGACTGTAAAAAAATCACCCTCGACCTCGTGAAAACGATGGTCGTCTCCCAGCGCGACATCCCTACCTACGAAATCGAAGGGTTCTTCGGGATGCAAGACGCGAAAGCCTACGTCCAGAAGCTCAACGAACTTTTGAACAGCGGCGTGGATGCCATTCGCATTTCCAACACGCTCTACAGCTACGCGCTCTCGCTCTTGAACTATGCATCGCTTACAGCCAAGGGCGTTTCTCCCGAAGAGGCTGCCAAGAAAATCGGCAAGAACTACTACATGTTCGTCAAGAAAGGTCAAGCTGCCGAGTGCTGCCGTCGTTGGCGCAAGCCGCTCCTGATCCGCGTACTCCGCCGCCTCGCCGACCTCAATTACGAAATGAAAAGCGGCAAGTGCCCCACCCGCATGAGCCAAGAACTCGCACTCGCCGCGCTTGTGGTGCGATAG